From a single Brassica oleracea var. oleracea cultivar TO1000 chromosome C5, BOL, whole genome shotgun sequence genomic region:
- the LOC106295833 gene encoding uncharacterized protein LOC106295833: protein MSSGVYYRSWMDKLHMDPNTNLLTEEYVQGIGEFMKLVEQQPVAKTGMLRCLCSICNNNRIIREFVVWTHLYMRGFSRNYKVWYLHGETGYEYGSSSASSSRHGPRKHAIPHPVVLHPVAAEVVRRAVPVHRDHLTNKTRFPHMFPLPLHMFPLQLLRRIRGSCQFNNWFNNQIESISRFSNPTHDRDIQLGSTIRAMALAGASTI from the exons ATGTCTTCAGGAGTTTATTATCGTTCGTGGATGGATAAACTTCATATGGATCCCAACACCAATTTACTTACGGAAGAATACGTTCAAGGGATTGGAGAATTCATGAAGCTTGTTGAACAGCAACCGGTTGCAAAAACCGGTATGTTAAGATGTCTCTGCTCTATTTGCAATAATAATAGGATTATAAGAGAATTTGTTGTTTGGACTCATTTGTATATGAGAGGATTTTCACGTAATTATAAAGTTTGGTATCTTCATGGGGAAACTGGTTATGAATATGGTAGTAGTTCGGCGAGCAGTTCCCGTCATGGTCCGAGGAAGCACGCCATTCCGCATCCCGTCGTTCTGCACCCCGTGGCAGCCGAGGTAGTTCGGCGAGCAGTTCCCGTCCATCGGGATCATCTCACGAACAAAACTCGGTTCCCGCATATGTTCCCGCTCCCGCTCCATATGTTCCCGCTCCAGCTGCTCAGGAGGATCCGTGGGTCATGTCAGTTCAACAATTGGTTCAACAACCAGATCGAGAGCATCTCCCGGTTCTCCAACCCAACCCACGACCGGGACATACAACTTG GTTCGACAATTCGAGCAATGGCATTAGCAGGAGCATCAACAATATGA